The following nucleotide sequence is from Solidesulfovibrio carbinolicus.
CGGCCAGGGCATGGCCGGTGGACTCGGGCACGGGCAACAGGGTATTTTTGAAGACGCGGGTGTTGCCGTAGTTCCAGCCGCCGTCGGGCAGTTGGCGGTTCATAAGCAGACGGGCCGCCTCGGCCAGGGCTTCGGCCGGCGGCGCGGCCAGGGCCCCAAGGGCCAGCATGGCCAGGGCGGTCGGCTCCACCCAGGAGTGGGTGCCGTCGATCCAGTTCCAGCCGCGAAGGCTCGTGTCATGGCCGATGACGGCCTGTTCCTCGGCGTTTTTGGGCCAATGGCTGCCGGGATGGGCCATAAGCCAGGCCGCCGCCCGGGAGACGTTTTCGGCCCGGGCCGGATCCGGCAGCCAGGCCAGAAGGGCCAGGGCAGTGGGCCAGGCGGCCTCGGGGCGCTCCGGCAAAAGCGCCACCCGACCATCGGGAGACTGGGCGGCGGCCAGGACGGCCCGGGCGGCGGCGACCAGCTCCGGGGCCTGATTGGCGGCGAAAAGGGCCATGGCCGCCCAGGCCGTGGCGTCGGGACGGCTTCCCGCGCCCTCGGCCACGGCAAAGCTGCCGTCGGGCGCGGCCCGGCTGATCAGGGCATCGTAATGCGTTTGGAGAACGGTTCCCGTCATGGCCGGACTCCCTCCTTCTCTGCAGGTAGCCATCCCCGGAGACAAAAGCAAACACACAAGTCTAGTCCACTAAAAATAGACCAACTCCGAGAGCAAATTTGTCAGGTCCGCCACGCCATGCTAGGAAAGCCGCGTTGTTATGGAAATGGCTGGCCCCAGGCCGGCGCATTGCGGGAAGGGTGTCGTATGGATGATTCGAATCCGCTTCCGATTCTGCCGCAGCTGACCGTCCTCGTCGTTGACGACAATGACGTCAACCGGATGTACATGCTGCATCTGCTGCGAAAAAGCGGGCACAAGCCCCTGGCCGCCGCCGACGGCGGGCAGGCCCTGGCTCTGGCCGCCTCCCAGGCCGTGGATTGCATTCTCATGGACGTGCAACTGCCCGACATGGACGGCCTGGCCGTCACCCGGGCCATCCGGGACGGCCAGTGCACCCCGGCCAATCCGCCCGACGTGCCCATTCTCGCCCTGACCGCCTTTGCCCTGCAGGGCGACCGGGAACGCTGCCTGGCCGCCGGCATGGACGACCATGTGGCCAAGCCGGTTCGCGGCCGGGATCTGCTGTTGGCCATGGCTCGGGTCATCGAGGGGCGGGCGGGACGG
It contains:
- a CDS encoding response regulator; translated protein: MDDSNPLPILPQLTVLVVDDNDVNRMYMLHLLRKSGHKPLAAADGGQALALAASQAVDCILMDVQLPDMDGLAVTRAIRDGQCTPANPPDVPILALTAFALQGDRERCLAAGMDDHVAKPVRGRDLLLAMARVIEGRAGRPAQPPQPAQSPAVLDLSEFSHKGNLEFAAELLALFVELAEPKGRELAKAVKGGDVAAASGLAHDLAGMAGPLRAEALGQAMRALLAACQTGDAEVCRQSHPQAETALAAVLAAARAHPLRNI